From Eremothecium sinecaudum strain ATCC 58844 chromosome III, complete sequence:
CCACCGATCAAAGTGTAGTTAAGCGTGTTAATCCAAATAAGGCTTGGAATATTATCACGTTGTTGTATTATAACATAACTTAAGGCTTCAGTAATTCCTTAAGAGTTCAAAGCTGCCCAACGATTCACTATTGCGCAGTTAACAGATTATGTCTTTTAATTTGACCGAATACTTGGCAAGATTCCGTGCTATCGATAAAAGATCATTTCCTCCGGTGGATAATGCTACGAGAGAGTTAAATCGCATAACAGATCGATTGGCTGTTTCGCCAGAAGATATTGACTCAGATCAAGACTTGTTTGAAACACTTATTGATTTAGCTCAAGGGTTTTCACATTTGCTTCCTAAGCTTCAACAGCAGCTAAGCTATTTGGTGAGCTCTTGTTTAAGAAACTTAACCCAAGTGATTGCTGACAATATAAACGACAATTCAGACAGAGAAGATATATTATCATACATACCTAGTTGGAAACTGCATTTAGAAGAATTTTGCTACCTATTGCATGTTATTTTAACTTTTTTGCAAGATGAAATAGCGTCTTCCAGCGTATCCAGTGCTGGTAAATCAAATTATAGGAAAAACGAAAGTACATTTACCGCCGAACAATTCAAAAGAAGCTGTATCCAAGTTGAGGGTTTTCTTGAAGTTATTGTTAATGTTTTAGAATTACCTCTGTTTAAGATCTTCCAAACAACTAGGACAAGGGATGTTTTCGTGGGACTATTTATCAAGCCATTATATGTTCTCATTGAAACAGAGCCAGTAATTAAGATACAATCTTTGAAATTTTTCATAATGAGGATTATAGCATCTTCTGTGAAGAACCACGGTCAACTATCGAACGTACTGAATCTAATACTATCCAGTCTAACGTATTTTCCACATCTAGCAAACTTTAATGCGGATTTGTTGAAGGTGCTAAACGATGATTTTGGCCACCCGCAACTCACAGAAGAAATCTTGAGGGACATTAGTAATAAAGAATTTAATACGAGGGATACCACGGGCCCCAAGGTAACGTCCAATTTTTTAATTAGGTTGTCGGAAATATTACCAAAAGTTGTACTACGTCAAATGACATCGATTGTTAAACTGTTAAATAATAGTTCGTTTACATTGCGGTGTGCCGTTGTTGAAGCTTGTGGGAACATTGCGGTTGATATTATAAAGGATAATGAAGCAATTGGAAACTACAAAAATCAACTTGAAGTTTTATTGGAGTTATTAGAAGAAAGATTTCGGGATTCTAACCCATACGTAAGGAGTAAAGCTATTCAAGGCTGCTTGAAAATATGTGAACTGGAAATTAAATTTAATAGAAATAGACTAAACCTGGTTAAATTAGCAGTGAGGTCATTGCAAGATAGATCATCTTTAGTTCGTAGAAACGCGGTAAAGTTGCTCTCGAAACTGATATTAACTCATCCATTCACTCAGTTACATGGTACCCAACTTAGGTTAACCGAATGGGAAGAACGTCATAGAGCGGCCATGGCTCACCTAAAGAAGAGTTTAAGTAACAATGAGCGCTCTTCTAATCGGCGTTCTTTGCATAACAAATACGATGGTAGTTCAGAGAGGGACAGCTCAGAAGATGATTCGAACAGTGAAGAAAATAGCGAACATAGAGCTGACGATGGAGTAGAAGATTATGAAGTTGGACCTGGAAATATAGAGCAGTTGAATGAGAGAGAAAACATTACTAAAGGGCAGGATTTGTTGAAAATGGAATTGACAGTTCGCTACTATACCGAAGCAGTAGACTTTATTACCGCTATACATGAAGGTATAAAGTTAGCTTGTGGTCTCCTTCTTTCAAAAAATAGAAATGAAGTATTGGAGACAATGGATTTTTTTGTTCTTGCTGACGCTTACGATGTTGAGTTAAGCTACTTGGGTATCAAGCGCATGTTAAATTTAGTGTGGATGGAGGGATCTAACAACGAAGGGATTACAATTGCATCTCACCTGGTGGAATGTTATAAAAACTTGTTTTTAACAGCACCCGAGACTTATAATTACAAGGAAAAGGCTATTTACATTGCCAAGAACTTGGTAAATTTAACAAAAAATACATCGGTGGCAGATTTAGC
This genomic window contains:
- the YCS4 gene encoding condensin subunit YCS4 (Syntenic homolog of Ashbya gossypii AGR273C; Syntenic homolog of Saccharomyces cerevisiae YLR272C (YCS4)); the protein is MSFNLTEYLARFRAIDKRSFPPVDNATRELNRITDRLAVSPEDIDSDQDLFETLIDLAQGFSHLLPKLQQQLSYLVSSCLRNLTQVIADNINDNSDREDILSYIPSWKLHLEEFCYLLHVILTFLQDEIASSSVSSAGKSNYRKNESTFTAEQFKRSCIQVEGFLEVIVNVLELPLFKIFQTTRTRDVFVGLFIKPLYVLIETEPVIKIQSLKFFIMRIIASSVKNHGQLSNVLNLILSSLTYFPHLANFNADLLKVLNDDFGHPQLTEEILRDISNKEFNTRDTTGPKVTSNFLIRLSEILPKVVLRQMTSIVKLLNNSSFTLRCAVVEACGNIAVDIIKDNEAIGNYKNQLEVLLELLEERFRDSNPYVRSKAIQGCLKICELEIKFNRNRLNLVKLAVRSLQDRSSLVRRNAVKLLSKLILTHPFTQLHGTQLRLTEWEERHRAAMAHLKKSLSNNERSSNRRSLHNKYDGSSERDSSEDDSNSEENSEHRADDGVEDYEVGPGNIEQLNERENITKGQDLLKMELTVRYYTEAVDFITAIHEGIKLACGLLLSKNRNEVLETMDFFVLADAYDVELSYLGIKRMLNLVWMEGSNNEGITIASHLVECYKNLFLTAPETYNYKEKAIYIAKNLVNLTKNTSVADLASLEKLLGMMYQAKFIDQNIVNVLWAIYNSAGNNQQETFTTEQIHGSIIIIGFLSLVDHEVALKGIDALLNSGLGEPGKKDSILSKFTCIALQRIVPADSKKSIDFEIPRADDAVNKLQKKILEYTDDPKYFPVCEQAINALFAISSQPDVVCTAVIKEKIMMTFGEPEDSAESESHSRITSLTQLLFIVGQVAIKTIEYLEKCEAEFKKRKQERKVSNNDEKNQPEDGENNEMDVSINQDDENNKELEMIGGTVEDDFADAVQHIRENELIFGEFSLIGKFGPLVEEIVSNSGKFSDPALQRSAVLCLEKLMCVSSKYCERNLPLLITIMEKSEDPIIRSNAVLGLGDMAVCFNNLVDENTDYLYHRLHDDSIMVQRTCLMTVTFLILAGQVKVKGQLAQMAKCLEDDDQGISDMCKLFFTELATKDNAIYNGFIDIFSGLSNDDELKKESFKHIMKFLLSFIDKERQQKQLSEKLLGRLSKVESQKQWDDIAAVLNMLPYKNEKINLALEEGFKLVSARD